TGCCGTCCAGCCGGCAGCGGCCGGCGGTGCGACGGAGGCCATGAAGCACACCATCGATCAGGTCCTCACAACCATTCAGGACAAAGAACTCAAACAACCGGGGAAAGCTGAAGAACGCCGGCACCGATTGGAACAGATTGTCGGAGACCGGTTCGATTATCAAGAAATGTCGAGGCGGTCGCTGGGCGCTCCCTGGAATACGTTATCCGACAAAGACAAACAAGAATTTGTCGGACTATTTCAGACCCTCTTGACCAACTCTTACGCCGACAAGATCGAATCCTACTCTGGAGAAGGTGTGAAGTATATCAATGAACGGACTGAGAACGACTATGCCGAAGTCAGGACAAAGGTATTGACTGGTAAGGTCGAAATTCCGCTCGACTACCGTTTGCTCAACAAGGGTGGTGATTGGCGGGTGTATGACGTGGTGGTGGACGGTGTGAGTTTGGTGAATAATTACCGGGGACAGTTCTCGAAGATCCTCCGGTCTTCAACCTACGCTGACCTCGTGGACCAGCTTCGCA
The nucleotide sequence above comes from Nitrospirota bacterium. Encoded proteins:
- a CDS encoding ABC transporter substrate-binding protein, whose translation is MEIKGSAATQAQRWSSKWLLSGLAGLLLFGGVAVQPAAAGGATEAMKHTIDQVLTTIQDKELKQPGKAEERRHRLEQIVGDRFDYQEMSRRSLGAPWNTLSDKDKQEFVGLFQTLLTNSYADKIESYSGEGVKYINERTENDYAEVRTKVLTGKVEIPLDYRLLNKGGDWRVYDVVVDGVSLVNNYRGQFSKILRSSTYADLVDQLRKKSDKIKAQ